One stretch of Eggerthella lenta DSM 2243 DNA includes these proteins:
- a CDS encoding HdeD family acid-resistance protein: protein MATLKKKWDWSLILAGILLLACGLLCCFAPNLTLATIAMIAGVGFLLSGVLGIVFYVRFRSMMSVSGWSLAYAILDVLIGLMFVLHPLVGGAAISWLVALCFLVFGLFEIFAAMKSKSIGFSAWGIGLFSGIVNIVCAIMLFVSPILFSLLVAVFVLWRGVAMIAEGVTVGKIVYR from the coding sequence ATGGCGACATTGAAGAAGAAATGGGACTGGAGCCTGATACTGGCGGGAATCCTGCTGCTCGCATGCGGCCTGCTCTGCTGCTTCGCGCCGAACCTTACGCTGGCCACCATCGCCATGATCGCGGGCGTGGGCTTCTTGCTCTCAGGCGTGCTGGGCATCGTGTTCTACGTGCGTTTCAGGTCTATGATGAGCGTGTCGGGATGGTCATTGGCCTACGCGATCCTCGACGTGCTGATCGGCCTGATGTTCGTGCTGCATCCGCTGGTGGGCGGCGCGGCCATCTCGTGGCTGGTGGCTCTGTGCTTCCTCGTGTTCGGCCTGTTCGAGATATTCGCGGCGATGAAATCGAAAAGCATCGGCTTCTCCGCATGGGGGATCGGCCTGTTCTCGGGCATCGTCAACATCGTGTGCGCCATCATGCTGTTCGTCTCGCCGATCTTGTTCTCTCTGCTCGTAGCCGTGTTCGTGCTGTGGCGCGGCGTCGCGATGATCGCCGAGGGCGTGACGGTTGGCAAGATCGTTTATCGCTAG
- a CDS encoding twin-arginine translocase TatA/TatE family subunit — protein sequence MKIFGMGMPELILILVVVLIIFGPKNLPKLGGMLGRSVKKIRGRVEDDDVDAAPGKQTA from the coding sequence ATGAAGATATTCGGAATGGGCATGCCTGAGCTCATACTTATTCTGGTGGTGGTGCTTATCATCTTCGGACCGAAAAACCTTCCGAAGCTCGGCGGCATGCTTGGCCGCAGCGTCAAGAAGATCCGCGGACGCGTGGAAGACGACGACGTCGACGCTGCTCCGGGAAAACAAACCGCATAA
- a CDS encoding TetR/AcrR family transcriptional regulator, giving the protein MEQRQADGGQSMGLRERKRRATRDAIERAAIALVSERGYDNVTVAQICEASSVSQGTFFNYFRTKDAAIVGIGEYDLDADSVRAAFDRLMPCSMLHATLTLFLEVAGSFDWESDIAAQRIALVSETPSLMQLFLDNAFGFVSDFRNIVEAYFEANPSLRTCSDVLSSAEESYIVVSEALEAAKFALYRVADDPASGLPSADEVEAVIRRIVG; this is encoded by the coding sequence ATGGAACAGCGGCAGGCGGACGGCGGGCAGTCGATGGGATTGCGCGAGCGCAAGCGCCGCGCCACGCGGGACGCCATCGAGCGGGCGGCCATCGCCTTGGTGAGCGAGCGTGGCTACGACAACGTCACCGTGGCGCAAATATGCGAGGCTTCTTCCGTGTCCCAAGGCACGTTCTTCAACTACTTCCGCACGAAAGACGCGGCTATCGTGGGCATCGGCGAGTACGACCTCGATGCCGACTCTGTGCGCGCCGCATTCGATCGCCTCATGCCCTGCTCGATGCTGCACGCCACGCTCACCTTGTTCCTCGAGGTGGCGGGATCGTTCGATTGGGAAAGCGACATCGCGGCGCAGCGGATCGCGCTCGTCAGTGAAACGCCCTCGCTCATGCAGCTGTTCTTGGACAACGCGTTCGGCTTCGTCAGCGATTTTCGCAATATCGTGGAGGCGTATTTTGAAGCGAATCCTTCGCTGCGCACATGCTCCGATGTTCTGAGCTCGGCGGAAGAGTCGTACATCGTCGTGTCCGAGGCGCTTGAAGCCGCGAAGTTCGCGCTGTACCGCGTCGCCGACGATCCGGCGTCCGGCCTGCCCAGTGCAGACGAAGTAGAAGCGGTGATCAGGCGCATCGTGGGATAG
- the purE gene encoding 5-(carboxyamino)imidazole ribonucleotide mutase produces MSCEQNSPVVGIIMGSESDMPAMEPCMKQLDEFGVPYEVKVASAHRKPAEVHEWASSAHERGIRVIVAAAGKAAHLGGVVAAYTPNPVITVPMKTSDLGGLDSLLSMVQMPSGVPVACVAINGAKNAAILAVQILGTGCDADRQKIIDFKRGMADA; encoded by the coding sequence ATGTCCTGCGAACAGAACAGCCCGGTAGTCGGCATCATCATGGGATCCGAAAGCGACATGCCCGCAATGGAGCCGTGCATGAAGCAGCTCGACGAGTTCGGTGTGCCCTACGAGGTGAAGGTGGCTAGTGCGCACCGCAAGCCGGCCGAGGTGCACGAGTGGGCAAGTTCGGCGCACGAGCGAGGCATCCGCGTGATCGTGGCGGCGGCGGGCAAGGCGGCCCACCTGGGCGGCGTCGTGGCGGCATACACGCCGAACCCCGTGATCACGGTGCCCATGAAGACCAGCGACCTGGGCGGGTTGGACTCGCTGCTGTCCATGGTGCAGATGCCCTCCGGCGTGCCCGTGGCCTGCGTCGCCATCAACGGCGCGAAGAACGCGGCCATCCTGGCCGTGCAAATCCTCGGCACCGGCTGCGACGCCGACCGTCAGAAGATCATCGACTTCAAGCGAGGCATGGCCGACGCGTAG